From a region of the Paramagnetospirillum magnetotacticum MS-1 genome:
- a CDS encoding pyridoxal phosphate-dependent aminotransferase — protein sequence MSFKAAERGAIAPFIVMDVMRAAAAREAQGADIIHLEVGQPSGQAPSGVREAAARAVGAEPLGYTLALGRDSLREAIARHYRQAYGRSVAPERICVTTGSSAGFLLAFLAAFAPGDRVAVAAPGYPAYRNILQALGVDCVLVPVGPDSRWQITAQVLARIEGKLDGVVVASPSNPTGSMLSAAEVAELAAWCESNGVRLISDEIYHGITYGRAAATVAGMATSPHAVVINSFSKYYAMTGWRLGWMVLPEDLARSVECLAQNLYISPPTLSQVAAEAVFDCLDELEARVAAYRANRDILLNALPEAGFDRLAPSDGAFYLYADVSERTEDSREFCARMLAETGVACTPGVDFDPLEGRRTLRFSYAGSAEHMAEAAKRLKAWKT from the coding sequence ATGAGCTTCAAGGCGGCCGAACGCGGCGCCATCGCCCCCTTCATCGTCATGGACGTGATGCGGGCGGCCGCCGCGCGCGAGGCCCAGGGCGCCGACATCATCCATCTGGAAGTGGGCCAGCCCTCGGGTCAGGCTCCGTCCGGGGTTCGGGAAGCGGCGGCCCGCGCCGTCGGGGCCGAGCCTTTGGGCTATACCCTGGCTCTGGGCCGTGATTCCTTGCGCGAGGCCATCGCCCGGCATTACCGGCAGGCCTATGGCAGGTCGGTGGCGCCCGAGCGCATCTGCGTCACCACCGGGTCTTCGGCGGGCTTCCTGTTGGCCTTCCTGGCCGCCTTCGCGCCCGGCGACCGGGTGGCGGTGGCCGCGCCCGGCTATCCCGCCTATCGCAACATCCTTCAGGCCTTGGGCGTGGACTGCGTTCTGGTGCCGGTGGGCCCCGACAGCCGCTGGCAGATTACCGCCCAAGTGCTGGCACGGATCGAGGGCAAACTGGACGGCGTGGTGGTGGCGTCACCTTCCAATCCCACCGGCTCCATGCTGTCGGCGGCGGAAGTGGCGGAACTGGCGGCGTGGTGCGAGTCGAACGGCGTGCGGTTGATCTCCGACGAGATCTATCACGGCATCACCTATGGCCGCGCCGCCGCCACCGTGGCCGGAATGGCCACCAGCCCCCACGCCGTGGTGATCAACAGTTTTTCCAAATACTACGCCATGACCGGCTGGCGCCTGGGCTGGATGGTGCTGCCCGAGGATCTGGCCCGTTCGGTGGAATGCCTGGCCCAGAATCTCTATATCTCGCCCCCCACCCTGTCCCAGGTGGCGGCCGAGGCGGTGTTCGACTGCCTGGACGAATTGGAGGCCAGGGTCGCCGCCTACCGCGCCAACCGCGACATTCTGCTGAACGCGTTGCCGGAAGCGGGCTTCGATCGGCTGGCGCCCTCGGACGGCGCTTTCTATCTTTACGCCGATGTGTCGGAACGGACCGAGGACAGCCGCGAGTTCTGCGCCCGCATGCTGGCCGAAACCGGGGTGGCCTGCACGCCCGGCGTGGATTTCGACCCCCTGGAGGGACGCCGCACGCTGCGCTTTTCCTATGCCGGATCGGCCGAACACATGGCCGAGGCGGCCAAACGGCTTAAGGCGTGGAAGACGTGA
- a CDS encoding M48 family metalloprotease, which produces MLTRIILLVTFLLVASMPQAWAQAQPKRQFIRDAEVENTIRTFGTPIFQAAGLDPAAVRINLIIDPTLNAFVAGGQNIFFHTGLLIRSEHPGQLIGVMAHETGHIAGGHLIRGNDAMANASTEAIIATLLAAAAGAATGRGDVAMAGALGGTELAMRNLLAFSRSQESQADQMAMRFLDTTHQSGRGLLEFFDILGDQEALVSSRQDPYVRTHPLTRDRVAFVRTQVEASPWSKTPWPAEWVEMHKRMKAKLFAFIEPPIRTFQRYKEADTSIEGRYARAVAAYRKPDIPMALGLIDGLLKERPNDPYFWELKGQMLFENARGAEAIEPYRKAVKLLPDSALLRIALGQVLIEAEDPALLAEAETHLTAAVNREPEDVFAWQQLSIAFARDDKEGMASYALAEHYMLVGKLSEALFHANKAEQLLGKQGSVWLRIQDIKERASQVKADRDRSRKWW; this is translated from the coding sequence TTGCTCACGCGCATTATCCTTCTGGTGACGTTCCTGTTGGTCGCTTCGATGCCGCAGGCTTGGGCGCAGGCTCAGCCGAAACGGCAGTTCATCCGTGATGCGGAAGTGGAAAATACCATCCGGACTTTCGGGACGCCAATTTTTCAGGCGGCGGGTCTGGATCCGGCGGCGGTGCGCATCAATCTGATCATCGATCCGACCTTGAACGCCTTCGTGGCGGGCGGCCAGAACATTTTCTTCCACACCGGCCTGCTGATCCGTTCCGAGCATCCCGGACAGCTGATCGGCGTGATGGCGCACGAAACCGGCCACATCGCCGGTGGCCATTTGATTCGCGGCAACGACGCCATGGCCAATGCCTCTACCGAGGCCATCATCGCCACCTTGCTGGCCGCGGCGGCGGGGGCGGCCACTGGCCGGGGCGACGTGGCCATGGCCGGAGCCCTGGGCGGCACCGAACTGGCCATGCGCAATCTGCTGGCCTTCTCGCGCAGTCAGGAGAGCCAGGCCGATCAGATGGCCATGCGCTTTCTCGACACCACTCATCAGTCAGGCAGGGGACTCCTGGAATTCTTCGATATCCTGGGAGATCAGGAGGCGCTGGTCTCGTCGCGCCAGGACCCCTATGTGCGCACCCACCCCCTCACCCGTGACCGCGTGGCCTTCGTCCGCACCCAGGTCGAGGCCTCGCCCTGGAGCAAGACCCCTTGGCCCGCTGAATGGGTCGAGATGCACAAGCGTATGAAGGCCAAGCTGTTCGCCTTCATCGAGCCGCCCATCCGCACTTTTCAGCGCTACAAGGAAGCCGACACCAGCATCGAGGGGCGCTATGCGCGCGCCGTGGCCGCCTATCGCAAGCCGGACATTCCCATGGCGCTGGGGCTGATCGACGGCCTGCTGAAAGAACGGCCCAACGATCCCTATTTCTGGGAACTCAAAGGTCAGATGCTGTTCGAGAACGCCCGTGGCGCCGAAGCCATCGAACCTTATCGCAAGGCGGTCAAGCTGCTGCCCGACAGCGCCCTGCTGCGCATCGCCCTGGGCCAGGTGCTGATCGAGGCGGAAGACCCGGCCCTGCTGGCCGAGGCCGAAACCCATCTGACCGCCGCCGTCAACCGCGAGCCCGAGGATGTTTTCGCCTGGCAGCAACTGTCCATCGCCTTTGCCCGTGACGATAAGGAGGGCATGGCCTCCTATGCCCTGGCCGAGCACTACATGCTGGTCGGCAAGCTCTCCGAGGCCCTGTTCCACGCCAACAAGGCGGAGCAGTTGCTGGGCAAGCAGGGATCGGTGTGGCTACGCATCCAAGACATCAAGGAGAGGGCTTCGCAGGTCAAGGCCGACCGCGACCGCTCCCGCAAGTGGTGGTAG
- a CDS encoding flagellar hook-basal body complex protein — protein MLWGAFANSVQAMQSMDWAMGSISQNIANVNTTGYKEKDTLFKTVLSESHTAPASTQNSPNKNTATTGLDIFGVRAVDRNLITKSGTITSSTTWSDMAINGRGFFIVTQPDSTGAPGAGGTSGTLYTRAGDFTQRAVNGNNYFTTADGNYLMGWAADSKGVISATSTLTPVYANIGQTVNGNATTSIQTVANVPSNATQTGSTQTFTDTSSITDGFGTTQTLTMNWTRTGGDTWQVDFSLPANPASGSVGTITGSPVTVTMDANGAITAPTTSASGTGFADLTVDWSAGPTAQSTASINLSSNKPTLSTVDETIAVYDNAYNSHNLGLSFEHASNGQWYLRMKPVAAEGTVTALMADGTNYTSSIPITFDGAGKILTPAKASFTVGWTAANAGSSTISLDLAKLTQFSGDTSTKMSVKNIDQDGYASGTMDQVEIDTAGKVVAHFDNGKSRTIFQIPVATFVSADQLDPISGTVFRATEQAGDITIAAISAQGSGASIVASSLEASNVALEDQFSKMIVTQKAYSTNANVFKTADEMTQTVRDLIT, from the coding sequence ATGCTCTGGGGTGCTTTTGCGAATTCTGTCCAAGCGATGCAGTCGATGGATTGGGCCATGGGCTCGATCTCGCAGAACATCGCCAACGTCAATACGACCGGATACAAGGAAAAGGACACCCTTTTCAAGACGGTGCTGTCGGAGTCCCACACCGCTCCGGCCAGTACGCAGAACTCGCCGAACAAGAACACCGCCACCACCGGCCTGGACATTTTCGGCGTGCGCGCGGTGGATCGCAACCTGATCACCAAGTCGGGCACCATCACCTCGTCCACGACCTGGAGCGATATGGCCATCAATGGCCGTGGCTTCTTTATCGTGACCCAGCCCGACAGTACCGGCGCGCCCGGGGCCGGGGGGACATCCGGCACGCTGTATACCCGTGCTGGCGACTTCACCCAGAGGGCGGTGAACGGCAACAACTATTTTACCACCGCTGATGGCAACTACCTCATGGGATGGGCCGCCGACAGCAAGGGCGTCATCTCCGCCACCTCCACGTTGACGCCGGTCTACGCCAATATCGGTCAGACCGTGAACGGCAATGCCACGACCTCCATCCAGACGGTCGCCAATGTGCCGTCCAACGCGACCCAAACCGGTTCGACGCAGACTTTTACCGATACCAGCAGCATTACCGACGGCTTCGGCACGACCCAGACCCTGACCATGAACTGGACGAGGACGGGCGGCGATACATGGCAAGTGGATTTCTCATTGCCAGCCAACCCGGCCAGCGGCAGCGTCGGCACCATTACCGGGTCGCCGGTGACGGTAACCATGGACGCCAACGGGGCTATCACCGCGCCCACCACCTCGGCCTCGGGCACCGGATTTGCGGATCTGACCGTGGACTGGTCGGCTGGCCCCACGGCGCAATCCACAGCCAGCATCAATCTCAGTTCCAACAAGCCGACCCTGAGCACGGTGGATGAGACCATCGCGGTCTATGACAACGCCTATAACTCCCATAATCTGGGCCTGAGTTTCGAGCATGCCTCCAACGGCCAATGGTATCTGCGGATGAAGCCGGTCGCCGCCGAGGGCACGGTCACCGCTTTGATGGCGGACGGCACCAATTATACCTCATCCATTCCCATTACGTTCGACGGCGCGGGAAAGATACTGACGCCTGCCAAGGCCTCATTCACCGTGGGCTGGACGGCGGCCAATGCCGGGTCGAGCACCATCTCCCTGGATTTGGCGAAACTTACCCAGTTTTCCGGCGATACCTCCACGAAGATGAGCGTCAAGAACATCGACCAGGACGGTTATGCCAGCGGCACCATGGATCAGGTGGAGATCGACACGGCGGGAAAGGTGGTTGCCCATTTCGACAATGGCAAGAGCCGCACCATCTTCCAGATTCCCGTGGCGACCTTTGTTTCGGCGGACCAGTTGGATCCCATTTCCGGCACGGTGTTCCGCGCCACCGAACAGGCGGGCGACATCACCATCGCCGCCATTTCCGCCCAGGGCAGCGGTGCGAGCATCGTCGCGTCATCGCTGGAAGCCTCCAACGTGGCACTGGAGGATCAGTTCTCAAAGATGATCGTCACCCAGAAGGCCTATTCCACCAACGCCAATGTCTTCAAGACCGCCGACGAGATGACGCAGACGGTGCGTGATCTGATCACCTGA
- a CDS encoding gamma-glutamyltransferase codes for MRVSKDLSSSVNSLRGYKSALAAATGTALLVLSACGDPARPVGQIGHITGFGGMVAVDEPRAAILGRDVLSAGGTAADAAAAIYFTLAVTYPSTASLGGGGTCIVHDSGKKKTEVIDFPAIASNMSGPAPSAVPANPRGFYALHAKYGRLRWESLLVEPERLAREGAPVSRALANDLARSLPIIGRDPVARAVFMRPDGSVPREGDLIAQPQLAAMISTLRHQTGNFYTGPQARDLIKGVQAAGGTLSLEDLRDIRPVWRDAITVKTDFETAAFSPPPSVGSAMTAQLVAALWPRWSSADEAERPHLLAETSARAFAERARWMRPTGWTDEAPDSLVSDARINAMMAGYAADRHQPVSGVTSPPTESQSGTGFAVLDSSGLGVACAVTSHGLFGNGRMAPGTGIMLSGVPGPNGPPSTAVMVTYNNHNAAVHFIGAASGGGTAAMGLTQSFLAAVKDNKPLSEALAQPRLVQAGKPDAVFVETGAITLDPASLASRGHQISATPMPSRVEAIYCPLGYKAEEGCDMATDPRGFGLAAVAGKK; via the coding sequence ATGCGCGTGAGCAAGGATCTCTCCTCATCGGTCAATTCGTTGCGCGGCTACAAATCCGCACTTGCCGCCGCCACCGGGACGGCGCTGCTGGTACTTTCGGCCTGCGGCGATCCCGCCCGGCCCGTCGGCCAGATCGGCCACATCACCGGCTTTGGCGGCATGGTCGCCGTCGACGAGCCCCGCGCCGCAATTCTGGGCCGCGACGTGCTGTCGGCGGGCGGCACCGCCGCCGATGCGGCCGCCGCCATCTATTTCACCCTGGCGGTGACCTATCCGTCCACCGCCAGCCTGGGCGGCGGTGGCACCTGCATAGTACACGATAGCGGCAAAAAGAAGACGGAAGTCATCGATTTCCCCGCCATCGCCTCGAACATGTCGGGTCCGGCGCCTTCGGCGGTGCCCGCCAATCCGCGCGGCTTCTATGCTCTGCACGCCAAATACGGCCGTCTGCGCTGGGAAAGCCTGCTGGTCGAGCCCGAGCGCCTGGCCCGCGAGGGCGCGCCCGTGTCGCGCGCCCTGGCCAATGATCTGGCCCGCAGCCTGCCCATCATCGGCCGCGATCCGGTGGCCCGCGCCGTCTTCATGCGGCCCGACGGTTCGGTGCCGCGCGAAGGCGACCTGATAGCGCAGCCCCAACTGGCCGCAATGATCTCGACGCTGCGCCACCAGACGGGAAATTTCTACACCGGCCCCCAGGCCCGTGATCTGATCAAGGGGGTGCAGGCGGCAGGCGGCACCTTGTCGCTGGAGGATCTGCGCGACATCCGCCCCGTCTGGCGCGACGCCATCACGGTAAAGACCGATTTCGAGACCGCCGCCTTTTCCCCCCCGCCTTCGGTGGGCAGCGCCATGACGGCGCAGCTGGTGGCCGCCTTGTGGCCGCGCTGGAGCAGCGCGGACGAGGCCGAACGGCCCCATCTGCTGGCCGAGACCTCGGCACGGGCCTTCGCCGAACGCGCCCGCTGGATGCGCCCCACCGGCTGGACCGACGAAGCCCCCGACTCCCTGGTCAGCGATGCGCGCATCAACGCCATGATGGCCGGCTATGCCGCCGACCGCCACCAGCCGGTAAGCGGCGTCACCTCGCCGCCCACCGAAAGCCAGTCGGGAACCGGCTTTGCCGTTCTGGATTCCAGTGGCCTGGGCGTGGCCTGCGCCGTTACCAGCCACGGCCTGTTCGGCAATGGCCGCATGGCGCCCGGCACCGGCATCATGCTGTCGGGCGTTCCTGGCCCCAACGGCCCGCCGTCGACCGCCGTCATGGTCACCTATAACAACCACAACGCAGCCGTCCATTTCATCGGCGCCGCCTCGGGCGGCGGCACCGCCGCCATGGGCCTGACCCAAAGCTTCCTGGCCGCCGTCAAGGACAACAAGCCGCTGTCGGAAGCCCTGGCTCAGCCTCGTCTGGTCCAGGCGGGCAAACCCGACGCCGTCTTCGTCGAAACCGGCGCCATCACCTTGGACCCCGCATCTCTGGCCAGCCGTGGACATCAGATCAGCGCCACCCCCATGCCCAGCCGGGTGGAAGCCATCTACTGCCCGCTCGGCTACAAGGCCGAAGAGGGTTGCGACATGGCCACCGATCCGCGCGGCTTCGGCTTGGCCGCCGTGGCGGGTAAGAAGTAA